One Hevea brasiliensis isolate MT/VB/25A 57/8 chromosome 5, ASM3005281v1, whole genome shotgun sequence genomic region harbors:
- the LOC131180108 gene encoding uncharacterized protein LOC131180108 — protein sequence MTRKAVKGSVIANLLAENPINDYEALDFEFPNEYINAVSNDAKGPIDVWEMYFDGAVNLAGNGIGVVLVALDGRHYPIAIKLRFGCTNNVVEYEACVSGLQAAIKVNVNKLKVYGHSALIIYQVKGEWQTKDPKLIQFQKYLLELIKEFEEISFTHMSRDNNQFADALATLAVMTKMEEGQITQLLQIKVRSKQKRKENDQKISNGILSQWRNLVQEKLQWNNIICRYGLPREFVTDNAKNLNGLKIQKLCAV from the exons atgacaagAAAAGCAGTAAAAGGGAGTGTGATAGCTAACCTCCTGGCTGAGAACCCAATCAATGATTATGAAGCCCTAGATTTTGAATTCCCAAATGAGTATATTAACGCAGTGAGCAATGATGCTAAGGGTCCaattgatgtatgggaaatgtattttgatggagcagtcaatttagcTGGTAATGGGATTGGAGTAGTGTTGGTTGCCCTAGATGGGAGACATTACCCAATAGCTATTAAGCTGAGGTTCGGCTGCACAAATAATGTAGTAGAGTATGAAGCCTGCGTAAGTGGTTTACAAGCGGCCATTAAAGTGAACGTAAATAAGTTAAAGGTGTATGGGCATTCAgctttgatcatttaccaagtgaAAGGGGAATGGCAGACTAAAGACCCGAAACTAATCCAGTTTCAAAAATATCTCCTTGAACTAATCAAGGAATTTGaggagatctctttcactcacatGAGTCGGGACAATaaccaatttgctgatgccttagctactctggcGGTGATGACTAAGATGGAGGAAGGGCAAATAACGCAGTTATTGCAAATCAAAGTAAGAA GCAAGCAGAaacgaaaggagaatgatcagAAGATTAGCAATGGGATACTTTCCcaatggagaaatcttgtacaagagaagctccaatg GAATAATATTATCTGTCGGTATGGTCTTCCTAGGGagtttgtcactgataatgccaaaaaTCTGAATGGTCTGAAGATTCAGAAGTTATGTGCAGTATAA